The Polypterus senegalus isolate Bchr_013 chromosome 9, ASM1683550v1, whole genome shotgun sequence genome includes a window with the following:
- the LOC120535054 gene encoding cilia- and flagella-associated protein 251-like yields MTTTTSAQTLTTEAPETTTAVPSETPQAKVGESDTKRDEKSAEEEKAEERVSNMEEEKRTKDEEEEEEEEKKGREKDKEGGAHLLPSRIMVFEARPVDPMSPTSTSASLMLS; encoded by the exons ATGACGACCACCACATCGGCACAGACTTTAACGACCGAGGCTCCAG AAACCACGACGGCCGTCCCAAGCGAAACACCGCAGGCCAAAGTGGGCGAATCAGACACCAAAAGAGATGAGAAGAGTGCAGAAGAAGAGAAGGCTGAGGAACGAGTGAGCAACATGGAGGAAGAAAAGAGGACCaaggacgaggaggaggaggaggaggaggagaagaaggggCGAGAGAAAGACAAAGAAGGTGGGGCTCACCTCCTGCCATCTCGTATCATGGTTTTTGAAGCCCGTCCCGTAGATCCGATGTCTCCCACCTCCACTTCTGCTTCCTTGATGTTGTCTTGA